A genomic window from Nocardioides sp. BP30 includes:
- a CDS encoding winged helix-turn-helix transcriptional regulator: MTEHEPRACNAALTRAFGFLGKRWNGVLLASLGGGPLGFAELKRAVAGISDSMLSERLTELGHAGLLEREVDPGPPVAVSYRLTDAGTALLPALQALTQWAEHNLPAACSSVTEPVPSA; this comes from the coding sequence ATGACGGAGCACGAGCCACGCGCCTGCAACGCCGCGCTCACCCGTGCGTTCGGCTTCCTGGGCAAGCGCTGGAACGGCGTGCTGCTGGCCAGCCTCGGCGGCGGCCCCCTCGGCTTCGCCGAGCTCAAGCGCGCCGTGGCGGGGATCTCGGACTCGATGCTCTCCGAGCGGTTGACCGAGCTCGGTCATGCCGGTCTGCTGGAGCGGGAGGTGGATCCGGGCCCGCCCGTCGCTGTCTCCTACCGGCTCACCGACGCCGGTACGGCGCTGCTGCCCGCGCTGCAGGCGCTGACCCAGTGGGCCGAGCACAACCTGCCGGCAGCCTGCTCAAGCGTGACCGAGCCCGTGCCGTCCGCGTAA